Within the Montipora foliosa isolate CH-2021 chromosome 11, ASM3666993v2, whole genome shotgun sequence genome, the region ACAATGTGTTAAATGAACATGATTGGTTCTGCTGCATGCCCCATTTGCCGGATGGACataatgtaccagtcaaattgaagcttcaacttcccccccccccccccccccccggccgtttgaatttttggaaaattgttGTTCAAATGCCCCCCCCTCCCCAGGCGAAAAACCTGTTCAAATGCCTTATCATAGTTCCAGttcaggtgatcaaatgcccccacCCCCAGGAAAATTACCAGATTACTGTTTTAAATTTTCAGTAGCTTCTATTATGCCTCTGAAGCTGTGTTTGTAAACATGGTTTAATAGACAACACCAAGGAGAACCAGGGCCCTACATGGCACGAGGCACAAGGAGGACGGGTAACAAGTCTAAATATCTCTTTCTGTACACTTttgcttttcaaccaatcagccacGAATGCAGAATCTTTACCTTTGAATGCATCTAAGTTTGTGTACCCCATGATTTATCAACCCATGTGGAAAGTGAAATCGAGGGTAGtgatcaaattccccaccccctaTGAGTGGTAATCAAATGCTCCAACCCTGGGAAgactaagatgatcaaattcACTCCCCCTGGGCAGGAAAAggagtcaaatgcccggggtatgCCCGGGAAGGaagggggatgttgaagctttaatttgactggtacataaaCTTTGTACGCTGGGGTGCAAAGCGATCTTTTTTATTATAGTGTTTTCCCTTTTAGTGCTTTATTTTTGTATTCATTTTACAGGATAAACTGGTTTGGTAAGAGTTTTTTTCTGGCTATGGTCAAAATGTATTAGTGAATGTATTAGATAGGTTTTATATTTAGGAAATTTTTAATAAATGgattttaatataattttttaaaatatacaatGTAATCCCAGTCGCTATCAAAAAGCATGtaaattttataatatttatatatttttcaattatttatatACCACATTGTAATTCATCTCTTAGGTGCCAATATGTGTATTcaataaaccattattattattattattattattattattattattgttgcatTTACATGAATTGTAACCAATATCATATTCTGCAGCTGTtcttagttttttaaaatatttttctgtGGAAGCCAAGCTCCAAAGTGGCATCATTTTCCATGTTTGCCTTCCCAGTACAGTATTTTTGTTAGTCAGAGAAATCTACCTTTTGAAGTTAGTGTCTACTCATTTTCTATTATGGCAGTGTGGAGTTATGTCATTTATTCAACTTTTAAAAGATATACATGCAGATAAGATGTCCTCTGGTATACAGGCTGTCCAAGCCATTTAAAAATGCACAAATATTGTTAATATTAATGATGAGTTTTTCTAGGTATTGATGGAATTGTGGCTCGCCAGCTAAATCAAACCTCTGCATTTGGAGCATGGGTACTGAATTATAACTAATCTTTTATTATCGCTTGTTTATCAATATCTTTTGATAATGATAACAGGGTTCGTATGCATCTgaaaaacccttgaaaacccttgaatttcaGAAGTCCAAGGTGTTGAAAGTACTTGAAATTGATatttggtccttgaaagtccttgattTTTTATTGATCtatgtttgataatttttgttGCTCAAGGTTTACACTATCTGTATGCCCAAAGCAAGGGGTTTAAACACAAACATTTTGCTTGGTTTGTGGTAAATTCTTACTGAAAAAGTTCTTGAGATTTCAAAGTAGGGTCCtcaaaagtccttgaaaagttcttgaatttttggtctgaaaaagtgtgcAAACCCTGTGATAATATTAGAAGGCAGTgaagcccagtggttaggacgcttgcccgGAGATCCTGGACTCGAGACATGTTCTGACTACTTGTcgaatttgttccaggtagtccctggttcaatttcttGGCTGTGCTTGTAAATAGCGAACTAGTTTGcttccagccagttgggattcttaaagatTTTCTGTTCAATGCTTGTAGACACCAAgagttaaccctaaccctaaccctaacttacttgcttatagaccgaatgcataaatggcggccaaaaaaatgttcttttgtttatgtgctaattagactcactagcctcgctctcaagcaacatttcttttgtactttgtacatgcaaacgaggctagtgagtctaattagcacataaacaaaagaatatgtttttggccgccatttatgcattcggtccatattataaatgaaataaattaatgtACGTGTTTGAAgtactgtttaaaaaacgagcagcaatGTTTTATTGGGTTTACAAACACGAGgtgtagccgagtgtttttagacccgataaaacacgtgctgtaagttttttgaacggcttcaaaaacattccacaaagagtgtgtccctctggactcaaaacaatggttcaaattgtgagaggtgaatattagcatacaagaaaaacaagctaatgccttattagtatcacccaactagtggactaatgcgaaagctgcattttgattggctacgctactagaggactattagtaatagtcatcgagtagcaaaaagcgtgacgttttctttccttttcttcccaaataaatatatttttgacttgcatttgctaactttattattgccttttctgtccgactagttgggggatactaaaacaattagacccttcgccctcaagggccacggatctaattgttaattagtattctttatgtaaaaaatactaacaaggagtgttttatcaggatataaagctcatacacgtgacgttttatcgctGTTTTGATGGGCTGTTAgactcatgaattattaatgagttttttaagTGCAGGTAATAGACGAAAGAATGAGGTGATTCTCGCACAAATTTAAggaattgtctcttatagacatgtgaaaaattcaggttgcctcaacgggattcaaacccgtgacctgtgcgatgctggtgcaatgctctaccaactgaataACAATGTTGTATTGTTTTACTTGAAGTTAGATGTTGTGTGTGACAATCTCAGCAGGGGAATGCTTTGGACCTTACTGTACAAGgtaaagataaaaaatgaattgTGAATTAAACTTGTTTATTGAAAGGTTGATGTTCGTGGCCAAGGGCAGCTGGGTCTGTACTGACCATCCAGAACCCTGGACAACTTTCCAAACTTTTAGTGATGATTACATATAAACTCTTAATGTAACGGGGCataatttatttaaacactAGTGAAAACTCTTTTTTAGTGGGGCTATTTCATCAGTGCAGTGGAGTGGCTGGTATTTGTATGTACACATACATCAGGAGAAAACTGGAAAAGTACAATGGCTAGTCCACCATCATGGGTGCAAACTGTTATGGCTAATGGTAATGTATGATTTTTCCAATTTGTAGAAATTATTGTTCTTGAGAAGAGTTGTCAATCATTTTCTAAGCTTTCTCAGTTCACCATGccatttaaccctttaactcccagaGTCTGAGAACTCATTGATTTAATACCCTGTCCAATGcgagatgattttactcattaaaAGGTGGGCCCCTCTGCCTTTAAAGGGTTAATAGCACCACTCTAACTCCTCTTGAAGACACTTGCAGTGCTAGCACTTCATCTTGGATTTGCTGTAGTTCAagttttttcttggtttaaaatttttcgaACCTGTCCATTTCTGATATTTCTTTGTCTAAGGTTCATTATCATACTCtgttaaaacaaagcaaattcaaaattgaactgatttttaaattttttaacccattgacccctgagagtgacacttatagattttactctgtctaacgccagaagattttactctgtctaatgccagacaattttacttgtcaatgggcgGTGTGCTAggggtgtgaatgggttaaccaaaCATAAAATATTTATTGCACCATGAAAGAtacattattatcatttttcctTGCCTGAATTGGCTCTGCCACAAGACAAGTTCAAAGGATTAGAGCTAATGATGTTGCTCCGGTATTCTTAAGAAATATGAATGTACCGTATGAATGTtgcataaatttcattttggaGATCAAGACATGTGAAACAatatttatttgatttatttcagGATTTAAAACTCCAGCAGGCGCATTTGCAATTTGTGGCCTGCATGTACTTCCCGTTTGGTTGTATGGCTTAAAAACTGGTCTCTGGTCGCCATTCGTGTCACATCATGCTCAGTTTGCAGTAACAGGTGTATTAGTTACTGGGCGAGCTCTCTGTATGTCTGTTGAAGTAAGTTCTGCTATTAAATAATTCATCTTAATATTCTCTCAGCTAGTATGCACACTATGATTGGTTAATTTAGCAGGCCAAATTCTGCAGTATGGCCCACTAACTTGTTTACATTAAGTTTACAGTATGCAAACAACCATTTCGAAAAGACAATTACAATATGATTTTTCCATTTTGCTAATTTTGATGTATGCCAATCATTTGTGGTATTTGAATGTTGTgtttgacttcaactagtttcctgtCCTGTGTGCCAGATTACCACAGAGTTATATTAAATGTCCTGGTAACCTTGTTTTTTTCATTGGTACATAACATAAGTTAAATATGGATCCTcattttttcctgttgatttatATGGCCCACATGCTTAACATGTGTACCGTACAGTTCAGGCCAAGAACTAGGGTAGTAATAGGTATTTACTTTAGCCtctagagcagttttcaaatgggtgtcaaaagtaattattaCGTAATTGCAATTGCTACTCTTAGTGGTCAGTTTAAAAATCTCACTCTAGTTTATCAACCAAGCAAGTTACATgtaattgctacgaatttggattggttcattgagCTGTTTGCACTTTCCATGATTGGTCGATTGGTATTTGTcatacgacactcaattgaaaacagctCTAAGGGTTTCCCATTGTCTGAAATTGAAATCATCTGGTatgagacagagtaaaatctgtaagtgtttCTAGAAGAGAAAGGGTTCAAGCATAGGTAATAGAGGgaactggtttggaagctcggcaaacatcaaaggagcaaataaagatgccaagatttaggttggaaagtccatgaCCGCGCACAACCTTTTGTTTTGGGCTcgtacactatgcatgaattacataaccaacatgtttctattggttagttcctcagtacgaagtaaacaactattgtcttttgtgcacggtcaaggccaaaaaagagaacgaaaacctacaacaaagaaatttgtcgggtttcataaccattcccgtctattaactatggttcaAGGGGATACAGCTTTTGAGTGGAACAAGATATTGTTAACCTTTTTGCCACCaatgggttccccattgatgattAAAATTATCTGACATTCAAGTTAAATCAATAAATGGCCAATTTTGGAAGGAAAAGGTTAATCACTTGCAATTAATAGTTGTCATTGGGAGAATATGGTTTGTGGATGTCACTGTTGGCAAGGGGCGAGGAACTATTTCCCAGACAAGTGTATGCattaaggaaagaaactttatttaagtgactAGTCCTTCTAGCGCTGGGGACGCTGTAAACTAAAATCagcaattaatgcaaatcaagtcaaatgttggtttttgaggagaggggaaaaccagagtacccagaaaaaaaaacatctcagtgtaaagtagagaaccaacaaactcaacccatatatgaTGGAGTCTAACCCAGTTTACATTGGTCAAGGTGAGTGCAGCCATCACTGTGGCATccccaaggaaaaaaattggcaTGCATCACTTCTTCTGTGTACTTACAGAAAACCCCATCTTGCTGCTCACTGCTTTGGCAATCAGTTCCCACCTAAAGCAGAAGAAAATTTGaagtaatttgaaaattgtaacATTGAGCCATGACATACTTGTATACACCTGAATACAATCTTTGTGGAAGGTCTTTTGGAGCAGTAGTTAGAGTGCTTAATATACATGGATGTGGCATCGTTAAGCCTGCAGACCAGTGGGACGCGTTGTCAACCAAGAACCTAGATAAGCAATGTGGCTCCCAAGAGTTCTTGTAGGTCAAGGAGAAGAGTGTTTGACCACTATTATGGAGGCTGTAGGTTCAAATCCTGCCTAGGGCTTGGCACTCTGATTTTTAAGGTCGCTGTTTGCCCAATATTGTTAAGCATCTGCGATACCGGACACAGTTAGCTGGAACACTTAGCGGCAGGTCTAGAATCATGGTGTTACAAGATCGCAGCTTATTGCCCCCTAATTCAGTGTTGTCTGAGACTTTTTCAGGCAAATGCTAGTAGTTGtgaaatcaacattgaaggagggggaaaacggggatgggtgttcaaCAGATGTGACAAGTATCGTAGCTTGTCAACTCCCTGTATTGCCTTTGTGAATTGACACTTTCTATTTGTTGCCCCATAAGCTTTAAGCTTTAAAGGCTATACTATATTATTGTCTTTAAAGTGTTTTCCTTTTCTCatgttccttttttgtctttatcaataaattattaaccCTTCACTAACCAGCCAATTTGTATTAATGGTAGGTGTGGTGTATTAAGAGGCACATACAAGATTTACTGGCAGAACAGAGGAAAATATCACCACCTGTTGAACAGACAACAGAATTTACTACAAGTACTTGAGATGCAACCCTCATAGTGCTCCTTGGATCAAACTTCATGTTGGGGCTTGTTCAAGCCAGAGTTTACGTCAGGGTTACAATATTTAACACATTAttctattttacaataaaaaaattattgtataatagtaatattattattattattattatacacttAAGTTTGTACATAACTTTGTGCTAACAAATCACACTCCCAAGAGCAGTGTGTACTGAGGAGACTTATAATGTGCTGTGTTAGGGTAGTATTCTCCCAGCAGGTGGAGCAGGAAATAGAGCAATAATAATTAGTAGTATTGTCCACGAAGGTCTGCTTTGTCACTGATGACAGGTTAACATGACAACTGACTTGATGCAGAGTCACAAACTAAACAATATTAATCCCCACGCAAAGTTACTGGGTGTCACAATACAAACAAATTTGAAGCAGGAACAACAcataaagtggtactatgatcaaaaaatcatttccttttcttcttcagattttgaaagcgtgtttgcttaacacctaactggcaaaattttgagctttgagttttatccaaaggctgtttattttgagtgtaagttttggatttcacggtctgccattactcacgttcaaaactggccgattggacctcagagggttggatctagagaaaatgacgtcatttactcactagcttaaaatttcagcgtgtaaacgcaacttattacatatgcaaaacacgggtttaaaagtctgaaagcccgaaactctcgtgctgcatattaattcggccgcgtacacacgcattgcattcttaaactagtgagtctttgacatcattttctccttgacccagctctctcaagattttaaagttagtaatggcggaccaataaataagaaaattccagttaaaataaacaggtgtctctttagaatcagaacttaaaacttgggtcagttagtgtttagttaatgtagttttgaaatccaaataaaaaaaagaattgtttttttggtcgtagtaccactttaattaattaaatattgtTGCTAAGTCCTCTCATGGGACACTGCTGACATTGCAAAAAGTAGAAAATTTCAGAGATTGCCATCCTTGCAAAAGGCTTGCCAGAGACAATTTGGTCTTACACTATATCTAAATCTGATTATCGTGAATCAGTTTATTTGCCCTTAAAGCCTATTTACTTTTAATAAGCATCTCCAGAGGGTTCATTTTGCTACCTGCAAGTTTTGTTTGCTGGAATTTAATGTGAACATATTATAGACTTAAATCAGCTTCCTTGGATGagaatttaatttattaaaatTAACATTTGAAGCAATTCTTGAACCCTCTTGGCCATCTTATTTGCCCATATATAGTATAATTCCAGACAACTACGTTCCAGTAATACAATAAGGCTGAAAGTCCTTTTGTAGTGAAAACGGAACTTTTGACAACACTGCAACACATTATTTAATAGTCTTCCCAATGATATAAAATCAAcaacctcttactaaccaaaCGCAAGGGCCATACTGAGGAATATTGGCCTAAGGTCATGGCAGTACATACCAAGCGCAGTGAAGTCCGTACAAAACCAACCGATGAGCAATATTCCACAGCATGGTCCCGAGCaaatgaggttagtaagttgtttattatatggcatggTTTCTTTGAGCGATTGGACATAAAACACAACATGTGAGTTTATTGgacaacttcaaaaacattccacaaaagcCGTGCCCCTCTAGCTGGAATCCAGACAATGGTGCAAAATGTGACTGGGCCTAATTACCATTCTTTttataaagaattctaatgaggagtgttttattgggtttaaACATGCATGTGACATTTTATTGGTGGTTTGATAGGCTGTTTTGTTTGTGAATAATTATTAGAAATGAGTTTTTGGGGTCGTGTCTTCATCTGTGtttcggtgtttggaacccgtGATGAAGCAATCAccctcgtttttgaaatattagagagctttagattctaggaagagaacgactacgagtacgagattttctcatagaacaacagtgagcacgcgcaaaccagcgtcattttggcgggaaaaacgtgacaccgtcgtcattttagtacgaggttttgcacaAATGTCGTCGCGTCAAAAcgagtcaacaacacggtagcagttttggcattttttgatcagcaaaaaggctcagttaccagcaataagaatcactgagcaacctatactgctaacaaagagtaagattaatcgacCGGGTTATAGATCTTCtcagtattttcgctaaaaaagaGCAGTCAAATCTCGTTCTCGTCCTCTTCCTAGTcctagggtgcgttcgattgaccgtattctggaataggattacatggaatataggttagaaatccttcgtttttacggagattgacattaaaattgtcaaacatctgctaaaatgctattttaaacatatttttatgatccttgctgcttcgaaacgcgccagacataccgtttaatcatcactccacgtattcttattccggaatagggtcaatcgatcGCGcccctagaatctaaagctctttATTACTTGAAATCTGCTGCCCAGTGAGTATATAGTGATCTTAAGAGTTATTgttgttataataattattatagtattATTGTAGATCCAATACAGATTCCCCATCAATATTGCAGCTGACAcattcataaataatatttagaTTCAAAGTAGTATTATTAGGGTAATAATATCGAACTGATTCAGAATTTACAAGGGTGCATCTATTGGCTGCCATCCTCATATTTAACATTAATTAGTGAATTATTTAGTTTGAAGGTGAAAAGATGTCAGCCGAATTatctttcaaaattttttttttataggtATGAATATGTAATTATGGCTCAGGTTATGGTAAAATATATGGAAGAAATAATAGAAAACACTCAAGGGAAATTAGAAGGTAGTTGAACCAGATTGAATAAAGTGATAGCTTAAATGATACCAATGGTCAAATACCCTTTCGGATGGAAggcaaaacaatatttttaataaaacGTGGTCTTGAATTGTGTTACGAATAGTTTTCAGGTTTAGTTTAGCGCCATCCCGATAGATTGGAGGGTATTGCATACAatgaacatacatgtatatatataatttgtAACATGTGACTCGGGGCGACGCATCCTCGGAGACCGAGGGGCAGTCAGTCAGGGTAAGAGAAAAGGCCACGAAAGTTTTCAAGAACTTGCCGTCCTTGAAAATTTTCGTCGCCCGTCGCCTTTTTTCCTGCCCCGACTGACAGCCCCTGCGTCTCTGAGGATGGGGGCAATTGAATCTCGGaacctttttgttttcaaaaaacatGTTGACAGTGATGTTACTATGACATCATTTTTCATTTAGTAATATTCTGTCAGTTACAAATACAgagagttttctctgtccttgtttgggcccatttccatcaatagggctaatgctcacatggttcatatgggatagaaatctagcacttcacgttacactacactctcttcagttaattctgtttaaaatataggtgctacacggccaacgtttgtataaagtGGTCACTGAACTGTGAATGTGGAAAGAGttgcaaatttgaaaaatcCAAGTTTAACTACAACTTTCATTTTAAGGATTGATTAATTAATCCTTTTAAATTTAGTATGTTCGGTAAAAATATCAAAGAAAAGTTTTGTTCACAATCAAAGATAAATATTTTCAGAAAcaaaacaattgttttttttaagatGGCCCAAACCACTTTCAACAATTAATATTGCGAGAGAATATCTTATTACAAGGATTGACTTTACAAACTTTTTCACATAACGGCAATCTTGTTGCACCCTTTGAAAcatgaagttttgtttacaTGTAACAAGGTGCTCTCATTATTGTAGTGGTATtggtcaccatagcaacaggaaagccATCTAAACCTGAGCAGTAAAGGCGTTTGATGAAGCAAATGGTAAATTGAAGTAAATTAAATCTCAATTAGATGTTCTTACGTAAAATGAAAGCGAGGTTCTTAACATAAAGGCCAAAAGGCAAGACCAGGGTGTTCCACCACTAAGAACTGATTCAGGACTTCAGGTTGCAGATATCCTTAGTAAAGCTAATACCCTAAGTGCTCAATTCCAACAAGTGTTCACACAGGAAGATGTATCATCGATCCCCAATAAAGGTCTTAGTGGCACAATATGCATGGACCCAATAACCTTTAAAGTTGAGGGAATTAAAAAGCTCCTTCAATATCTTGACAACAAAAAGGCAAATGGTCCGGATAGCATCCCTACACGAATTATAAAGGAAATAGCATCTGAGATTGCTGAAGTCATTTGCTTTCTGTTTAATCAATCTCACAGTTTGTAACGTTTCACCATCGGATGGCTACTAAAAGCACATTTAAAACTCGGATAATCACAAGTTTAATAACACTACACGATGCTCTACAACATGGCGGATCTCTCTCTAGATACCCATAACTCCGCGCGTTACATAGGTCCGCATAGTATACTTGTAAGAGACTACATCCCTTCCTTTCCAGTCTTACAGTATTGTAAATGAAACGGCGTGAGAAATAAAACATAGCAAAGTTTATCAACAAACTGTTTCTATCAATCAAAGTCGATAAACAAGTAGTAGCTTTAGTAGCTTGTAGTAGCTTTATTTGATTTACCACGAAATACAAATAAcgataaaacaaaacagttacaCAGAAGCAAATGAAAGtggcgaggaagcccaaaaaGAAACCATGAGGCTTATAGACATTGGGCTCcctcagagtaaaaataaagttaacattAACGGTAAGGCCTGGAtcgaaagtaaaatacaatgaaGGTAAGTATAAATTAACTAATTACATAGACTGAGTTGACAGAATATAAAGTATGATACAAGTAACAAcaagaatgaaaataatatcaGACATGAGAAGAAATACAACTATTTACTACAAGATTTATAACTAATAattcatatataattttttttcaatttcgtttTGAATAAGTGGAGAGAATTAGATTCTTTAATATCATTTTCTATAGAGTTATAATAAGTAGGTCCTTGGAAACTGACAGAAAATTTACGAAAGTTTGTTCTACAAGAAGGAAGGTGAAAATCGTTTGCATGTCTAGTGGCATAGCTATGGActtgtttgtttaaagaaaaataattgttgaaCTTTGAAGGCAAAAGAGAATGGTTAAGAGCAAACATAAGTTTACCCAATTCTAGCTGTCTAATATCGGAAATCAAGAGTTCAGTTAAGCTTTTAAACAGTACCTAGGCTTCCCTAGAACATAATCCTTGGATCTTTCAGGGGGCCTAATGATGCGCCTAGGTCTCTCTACCACTCTTGGTTTATCTTCAGACTTTGTGTTCGTTGGCACCGATTCAGTGGCTGGTTCAGGGTCGCTCACTGACAGATAGGGTTTCACCGATGAACTATCTCTCT harbors:
- the LOC137975697 gene encoding uncharacterized protein, which produces MQHETGTAKKGEENVLLFVPNLIGYVRLALLLAAWIFFANPVLFLAFYTASVLLDGIDGIVARQLNQTSAFGAWLDVVCDNLSRGMLWTLLYKWGYFISAVEWLVFVCTHTSGENWKSTMASPPSWVQTVMANGFKTPAGAFAICGLHVLPVWLYGLKTGLWSPFVSHHAQFAVTGVLVTGRALCMSVEVWCIKRHIQDLLAEQRKISPPVEQTTEFTTST